In Paenibacillus guangzhouensis, a single window of DNA contains:
- a CDS encoding HAD family hydrolase: MKEIKGILFDKDGTLLDFHSGWVPVAIRIVNQLLERVGRQNELSLQVSLLEAIGLHGNRVEPKGILASGTTQDMSEVFRRVLLEQQVDPAQLEDLEGWLTEGLYQQTLDNRHNLRPTADLQHLFTQLRRQGLKIGIATADDLESTIYFLELVGVVSYIDFIGTSDHYEKKPSPSMMRAFCEISGLRAEEVAVVGDTETDIRFARNSSAGMAIGVLSGVSGLSDLQDLADLVIPSVADIVQADERWIWQKDTNQQVSSTG; the protein is encoded by the coding sequence TTGAAGGAAATCAAAGGCATTTTATTTGATAAAGATGGAACGTTATTGGATTTTCATTCGGGCTGGGTACCGGTTGCAATCCGTATTGTTAATCAATTGCTCGAGCGTGTTGGCCGTCAGAACGAACTTTCGTTGCAAGTAAGCTTGCTAGAGGCTATCGGGTTACATGGAAATCGAGTTGAGCCAAAAGGTATTCTTGCTAGCGGCACAACACAGGATATGTCGGAAGTATTTAGACGCGTGCTGCTTGAGCAGCAGGTCGATCCCGCTCAGTTAGAGGATCTGGAGGGTTGGTTAACGGAGGGACTTTACCAGCAGACGCTAGATAATCGGCACAATTTGAGACCGACAGCAGATTTGCAGCATTTGTTCACACAGCTTCGCCGTCAAGGTCTGAAAATCGGCATTGCAACGGCGGATGATCTTGAGTCGACGATATATTTCCTCGAGCTTGTTGGGGTCGTTTCATATATAGACTTTATCGGTACATCAGATCACTACGAGAAGAAGCCGAGTCCGAGCATGATGCGTGCTTTTTGTGAGATTAGCGGGTTACGTGCGGAGGAGGTGGCTGTTGTCGGCGACACCGAGACAGATATCCGGTTTGCTAGGAACAGTTCGGCAGGTATGGCTATTGGCGTGCTTTCAGGTGTCAGCGGCCTGTCCGATCTGCAGGATCTTGCTGATCTTGTGATTCCTTCTGTGGCGGACATTGTACAGGCGGATGAACGATGGATATGGCAGAAAGATACTAACCAACAAGTTTCTTCCACAGGCTGA
- a CDS encoding ABC transporter permease → MNRKITLFAIAALLPFALLVVGFLMLPLIAMIHDSFLAADGRSYTLEQYLTALTRPYYSKGIVNSLKISLYSSVIGIAIAFVVSYAMTRMPKKIQSFMVTFSNLTSNFSGVPLAFAFIILLGNSGLFTLMFKGWGWNITETFNLYSWSGLVFVYVYFQVPLAILLLYPAYSGIHKQWRESAALLGASNLQFWLRIGIPVLLPSLVGTFSILIANAMGAYATAYALVGSNYNLMTIRIGSLIAGDVVTQPQLGSAMAVILGLMMVGAMWINERLMRRFRRDLQ, encoded by the coding sequence ATGAATCGCAAGATAACGCTGTTTGCCATTGCTGCATTGCTTCCGTTTGCCCTGCTTGTCGTCGGATTTCTGATGCTGCCATTGATCGCAATGATCCATGACAGCTTTCTCGCCGCCGACGGCAGGAGCTATACGCTCGAGCAGTATCTAACCGCTTTGACCCGTCCTTATTATTCCAAAGGCATTGTCAACAGCTTGAAGATTTCGTTATATTCCAGTGTCATCGGGATCGCGATCGCGTTCGTCGTATCGTATGCCATGACACGAATGCCCAAGAAGATTCAATCTTTTATGGTTACCTTTAGCAATTTGACATCCAACTTTTCCGGCGTCCCGCTTGCATTCGCGTTCATTATTTTGCTTGGAAACAGCGGACTTTTCACGCTCATGTTCAAAGGATGGGGATGGAACATCACGGAAACGTTCAATTTGTACAGCTGGAGTGGATTGGTGTTCGTGTACGTTTATTTTCAAGTCCCACTAGCCATTTTGCTGCTGTACCCGGCCTATTCCGGCATTCATAAGCAATGGCGCGAATCGGCTGCCTTACTCGGCGCGTCAAATCTCCAATTTTGGCTGCGTATCGGTATTCCCGTGTTACTACCAAGCTTGGTTGGAACGTTCAGCATTCTGATCGCGAATGCGATGGGTGCCTATGCAACGGCCTATGCGCTTGTAGGAAGCAATTACAACTTAATGACCATCCGCATCGGCTCGCTCATCGCAGGGGATGTGGTCACGCAGCCCCAGCTCGGAAGCGCGATGGCGGTTATTCTGGGTCTCATGATGGTCGGTGCGATGTGGATCAACGAACGCCTGATGCGGCGGTTCAGGAGAGATTTACAATGA
- a CDS encoding DUF7002 family protein, whose product MNQKEAVIQKVTRSRGRQSLYHFTRIRNLEVMAHFDTLLSSYRIHPHEAGERRIQPIEVEYGGNQIMINAHLRIPEFMVDASTTLEAFRATLDRHVFFWPTKRDCLKMLDTYTRREPSEAFAILELEASALLTAHYDAVKLSKYDSGSAPRFPKHCTYRKSPSMFLPLKDFGHVEPLNTIWPKKASDIKEILIEEQVTNVSSYLRCIYVQHDESLPAGWRSYAMPLQAFGS is encoded by the coding sequence GTGAATCAGAAAGAAGCAGTAATCCAGAAGGTCACCAGATCGAGAGGAAGGCAATCATTGTATCATTTTACACGTATACGTAATTTAGAAGTGATGGCTCATTTCGATACGTTATTATCCAGTTATCGTATTCACCCGCATGAAGCAGGGGAGCGTCGAATACAACCTATAGAAGTCGAATATGGGGGCAATCAGATCATGATTAATGCCCATCTTCGCATTCCAGAGTTCATGGTCGATGCGTCCACGACGTTGGAGGCTTTTCGTGCCACACTGGATCGCCATGTATTCTTCTGGCCCACGAAGCGGGATTGTCTGAAGATGTTGGACACATACACACGAAGAGAACCAAGCGAGGCCTTTGCGATTCTTGAACTTGAAGCGTCCGCGTTACTAACTGCACATTACGACGCCGTGAAATTATCCAAATACGATTCTGGAAGTGCCCCACGATTCCCCAAGCATTGTACCTATCGCAAAAGCCCTAGCATGTTCCTGCCATTGAAGGATTTCGGTCATGTCGAGCCATTGAATACCATTTGGCCTAAAAAAGCCTCAGACATCAAAGAGATATTAATCGAAGAACAGGTAACGAATGTGTCTTCGTATCTCCGGTGTATTTATGTTCAACATGACGAATCCCTCCCAGCAGGTTGGAGAAGTTATGCAATGCCGTTGCAGGCGTTCGGCAGCTAG
- a CDS encoding ABC transporter ATP-binding protein, translated as MSYVQIDQAYKQFAKSVVLQQVSLNVEKGELVTLLGPSGCGKSTLLRSIAGLETLDGGTICVNGNDISQLPPQRRNVGMVFQSYALFPNMTVFDNIAFGLKMKKLGKEKIAEKVNQVIELVHLSGKALSYPHQLSGGQQQRVALARALVTEPDILLLDEPLSALDAKIRKILQSDLRSIQRDLKMTMIFVTHDQEEAMTISDRIFVMNAGKIVQQGKPEQIYTSPKTEFVARFIGSYNVLTDQDILRLSGHAMQPGSYAIRPEVMELYPNGETYNIAHNQGLWLEGVILSMTVRGNVRRYQVQSQDVTLTIDELNVPHKGALDEGLFISVRIPETACTFLE; from the coding sequence ATGAGCTATGTACAAATTGATCAGGCCTATAAACAATTCGCGAAATCCGTTGTACTGCAGCAGGTCTCTCTAAACGTCGAGAAAGGGGAGCTCGTCACCTTGCTCGGACCAAGCGGCTGCGGCAAGAGTACCCTGCTGCGCAGTATCGCTGGGTTAGAGACGCTTGATGGCGGAACGATTTGCGTGAACGGCAATGACATCTCCCAGCTGCCTCCGCAGCGTCGTAATGTGGGGATGGTGTTTCAATCCTATGCTTTGTTTCCGAACATGACCGTCTTTGATAACATCGCTTTTGGTCTAAAAATGAAGAAGCTGGGGAAGGAAAAAATTGCAGAGAAAGTGAACCAAGTAATAGAGCTTGTGCATTTGTCCGGCAAAGCGTTATCCTATCCGCATCAGTTGTCTGGCGGTCAGCAGCAGCGCGTTGCCCTTGCCAGAGCACTTGTCACGGAACCGGACATTCTGCTTCTGGACGAACCATTAAGCGCGCTGGATGCCAAAATCAGGAAAATCCTGCAGAGCGATCTCCGCAGTATACAACGGGATCTAAAGATGACGATGATTTTCGTCACGCATGACCAGGAAGAAGCGATGACCATCTCGGATAGAATCTTCGTCATGAATGCCGGCAAGATCGTCCAGCAAGGCAAACCGGAACAAATCTACACTTCACCCAAAACCGAATTTGTCGCTCGATTTATTGGCAGCTACAACGTATTGACTGATCAGGACATTCTGCGCTTGTCGGGCCATGCGATGCAGCCCGGATCGTATGCCATTCGTCCGGAAGTGATGGAGCTGTATCCGAACGGTGAGACGTACAACATTGCGCATAATCAAGGATTGTGGCTGGAAGGCGTTATTTTGAGTATGACCGTTCGCGGCAATGTGCGCAGGTACCAGGTTCAGTCTCAGGATGTGACCTTGACAATCGACGAGCTGAATGTTCCGCACAAAGGCGCATTGGATGAAGGATTGTTCATTAGTGTGCGGATTCCGGAAACCGCATGTACTTTTTTGGAATAG
- a CDS encoding ABC transporter permease: MNKKWISVLVIAAALIYLALPLAATLMYSIAKEWSHTVLPVSYTLEWYKQLFTDARFLSAVGRTLTVSGIALAASVSTMTVSVFVVYMYLPKLERYLQALTMIPFAVPGVVAAVGLIKVYSSGPIVLSGTIWILVGAYYVLVIPYMYQGIRNSLRTIDARRLMEAAEILGASKIKAFLQVIVPNIMNGILISALLSFSILIGEFVMANFLVGGSYETIQIYLMRRLNENGHVSSAIVIAYFVIVLILSGMMLKLGARFQKNEHNKENAA; encoded by the coding sequence ATGAATAAAAAATGGATATCGGTTCTCGTTATCGCGGCTGCCCTTATTTACTTAGCATTGCCGCTTGCAGCAACGTTGATGTATTCAATTGCCAAAGAGTGGAGCCACACGGTGCTTCCGGTATCGTATACGTTGGAATGGTACAAGCAATTGTTCACCGATGCTCGGTTTCTATCGGCTGTCGGGCGTACGCTTACAGTATCTGGAATCGCCCTTGCGGCGAGCGTATCGACCATGACGGTGTCGGTATTTGTCGTGTATATGTACCTGCCGAAGCTGGAGCGGTATCTGCAAGCTCTTACGATGATTCCATTCGCCGTTCCGGGCGTAGTTGCCGCTGTAGGTCTCATTAAAGTGTACTCCAGTGGTCCAATCGTCTTATCCGGAACGATCTGGATTTTGGTCGGGGCTTATTACGTGCTAGTGATCCCGTATATGTATCAAGGCATCCGCAACAGCTTGCGCACGATTGATGCTAGAAGACTGATGGAGGCGGCTGAAATCCTTGGGGCTAGCAAAATAAAGGCATTTTTGCAAGTCATCGTGCCGAATATCATGAACGGCATCTTAATCTCCGCCTTGCTATCGTTCTCGATTCTGATCGGCGAGTTTGTCATGGCGAATTTCCTCGTTGGCGGAAGTTATGAGACGATTCAAATTTATTTGATGCGGCGATTGAATGAGAACGGGCATGTATCGAGTGCAATTGTTATCGCATATTTTGTCATCGTTTTGATCCTGTCCGGGATGATGCTGAAGCTGGGCGCACGTTTCCAGAAGAATGAACATAACAAGGAGAATGCAGCATGA
- a CDS encoding sugar phosphate isomerase/epimerase family protein yields the protein MKIGLETESYHLQFMTGRMDIFEFIRKTAELGLDGVMINIVKWPNLPGWGTLASFEPEYLARVKAEIQKYGFFAEIDTNGTDPARLEQVIEVAHSIGADIIRTYVCMGTYDEDRMNQAPDNIRQIVPLLQKYRIKLALENHEEELSSEVIRMIDEVDSPWVRAHCDVGNAMMAWEDPVHAVRKLAPYAVTTHFKDHIIVHDGDDYLVCGVPVGTGNIDLEQIFRTLVESSTLTRINVEMCYPYAVSFKREPAAGGVSAVGEGAFAVRPTPYDLSLIKPLDYYDPPQELLEKMIEDQAKGVEQSVQYTLALRDKYCR from the coding sequence ATGAAGATTGGGCTAGAGACAGAGAGTTATCATTTGCAATTTATGACGGGAAGAATGGATATTTTTGAGTTTATTCGAAAAACGGCTGAGCTTGGCTTAGACGGTGTCATGATCAATATCGTGAAATGGCCGAATCTCCCTGGATGGGGGACGCTTGCATCGTTTGAACCGGAATATTTGGCGAGGGTGAAGGCGGAAATTCAGAAATACGGTTTTTTCGCTGAAATCGATACGAACGGCACGGATCCGGCGCGTTTGGAGCAAGTGATCGAGGTTGCTCATAGCATCGGAGCCGATATCATTCGGACATACGTCTGCATGGGGACATATGACGAAGATCGAATGAATCAAGCGCCAGACAACATCCGACAGATAGTGCCTCTGCTGCAGAAATACAGAATCAAACTGGCTCTTGAAAATCATGAGGAAGAGCTATCGAGCGAGGTAATCCGTATGATCGATGAAGTCGATAGCCCTTGGGTACGCGCACATTGTGATGTCGGCAATGCGATGATGGCATGGGAAGACCCGGTTCACGCTGTCAGGAAGTTGGCGCCGTATGCCGTTACAACCCATTTCAAAGACCATATTATCGTTCATGACGGCGACGATTACCTGGTATGTGGCGTTCCTGTCGGAACAGGGAATATTGACTTGGAGCAAATTTTTAGAACGTTGGTGGAGTCATCCACGTTGACTCGGATCAATGTAGAAATGTGTTACCCGTATGCGGTTTCGTTCAAGAGAGAACCAGCAGCGGGCGGTGTGTCAGCCGTTGGCGAAGGCGCGTTTGCAGTTAGACCGACTCCATATGACTTGTCACTCATCAAGCCGCTTGATTATTATGATCCGCCGCAGGAGTTACTGGAGAAGATGATTGAAGATCAAGCCAAGGGTGTTGAACAATCCGTTCAATATACCCTGGCTCTGAGAGATAAATATTGCAGATAA
- a CDS encoding DeoR/GlpR family DNA-binding transcription regulator, with product MSVLSMERKTEILDRLHAYGKVNAAELARLLDVSMETIRRDLDVLEKEGYLTRVHGGAVKVNFQRGEPPFVQRRQVRQEEKKIAAQRAAQMVKDGDTIVMGGGTTILEMAHCVRGVSKVTILTNSLPTANVLLDSLNQGLFHGNVIQLGGELNTEQYSSGGTVCEKMLDLFSVNKAFISPGGISLAGLMEYTLEESSISAKMIQAAKETMIVIDSSKIGVEALCKFSTLEQIHAIVCDQEPPSSWKPYLDNIDWITAGDEAVVGE from the coding sequence ATGTCAGTCTTGTCTATGGAACGAAAAACAGAAATTCTTGATCGACTGCATGCATATGGCAAAGTCAATGCAGCCGAATTGGCCCGGCTTCTTGACGTATCAATGGAAACGATCCGGCGGGATCTGGACGTCCTCGAGAAAGAAGGGTATCTGACACGTGTGCACGGCGGAGCCGTGAAAGTCAATTTTCAGCGGGGGGAGCCGCCGTTCGTTCAGCGTAGACAGGTTCGACAGGAGGAGAAGAAAATAGCGGCACAGCGAGCTGCCCAAATGGTCAAAGACGGTGATACGATCGTCATGGGCGGAGGAACAACCATCCTCGAAATGGCTCATTGCGTTCGCGGTGTCAGTAAGGTAACCATCCTGACCAATTCGCTGCCTACGGCAAATGTGCTGTTGGATTCGTTGAACCAAGGATTATTTCATGGCAATGTCATTCAACTGGGTGGAGAGTTGAATACAGAACAATATTCATCCGGCGGTACGGTGTGCGAAAAGATGCTCGATTTATTCAGTGTGAACAAAGCGTTTATTTCTCCAGGGGGAATTTCACTCGCAGGCTTGATGGAGTATACGCTGGAAGAGTCTTCGATCTCAGCGAAAATGATACAAGCAGCCAAAGAAACGATGATTGTCATCGACTCTTCCAAGATTGGGGTGGAAGCGTTATGTAAATTTTCGACGCTGGAACAGATTCACGCGATTGTGTGCGACCAGGAGCCACCGTCATCTTGGAAGCCTTACCTGGACAATATCGATTGGATCACCGCGGGCGATGAAGCTGTGGTGGGCGAATAA
- a CDS encoding AraC family transcriptional regulator, producing the protein MYLKDYFFYIHYCNGRKLKDSNGPRRRITRTLQHHELILATGGSGSITIDGRKYQVQPGMLFYIAPGLLHTFELSGEDLPYVMTVHFNYAFVTHTDGRLDISNEAPILTIPSGQQLKDYYLVEELFKKLVDTWHAKGLGYEFMTKTLLQQLLIALWQNIRKQDQIDASSLKIEKIIVYMQQNLSKKITLQELANQVLWSPTYLSRTFKGITGYAVIEFFNKMKIDQAKELMLESDKKIREVAQAVGYTDEFYFSRMFKKIEGMSPSEFYSKNVHGD; encoded by the coding sequence ATGTACTTGAAAGATTATTTTTTCTATATTCATTACTGCAACGGCAGAAAATTAAAAGATTCAAACGGACCCAGACGCCGAATCACGAGAACACTCCAACATCATGAGCTCATTCTGGCAACGGGCGGGAGCGGCAGTATTACGATCGATGGGCGGAAGTATCAAGTTCAGCCCGGCATGCTATTCTATATTGCGCCAGGTTTACTGCATACGTTCGAGTTAAGCGGGGAAGATCTGCCATATGTGATGACGGTGCATTTCAACTATGCATTCGTAACGCATACGGATGGCCGTCTAGATATATCGAATGAGGCGCCAATCTTAACGATCCCTTCGGGACAGCAGCTGAAGGACTACTATCTAGTTGAGGAATTATTCAAGAAGCTCGTGGATACGTGGCACGCCAAAGGACTCGGATACGAATTTATGACCAAAACGCTCCTCCAGCAGCTGCTGATTGCCCTCTGGCAGAACATCAGGAAACAAGATCAGATCGATGCCTCATCCTTGAAGATTGAAAAAATCATCGTCTACATGCAGCAAAATTTAAGTAAAAAAATAACTTTACAAGAGTTGGCCAATCAGGTGTTATGGTCTCCTACCTATTTATCGAGAACGTTCAAAGGGATTACCGGTTACGCGGTGATTGAATTCTTCAATAAGATGAAAATAGACCAAGCGAAAGAATTGATGCTGGAAAGCGATAAGAAAATAAGAGAGGTTGCACAAGCGGTTGGATACACGGATGAGTTCTATTTCAGCCGGATGTTTAAGAAGATCGAAGGCATGAGCCCATCGGAATTTTACAGCAAAAATGTCCATGGAGATTAA
- a CDS encoding multidrug efflux MFS transporter: MPIWKRNLIVCWFGMFVTGVGMSQIAPIMPLYIKELGVTDPALIAQFSGIAFGITFMISAIFSPIWGQAADRFGRKPMLLRASLGMAIVVGCMGLVHHVYMLIGLRLLQGTITGYSTACTTLIATQTDKEHAGYALGTLSTANIAGSLIGPTVGGFIAEHAGLRSSFFITGALLMIAFVTTFVFVKESFVRTDKKTLKMKEIWRAVPEKNLTITLFITFFVLMAALYSVEPIITVYITQLSSNTSHVALVAGLAFSASGLANIVAAPRLGKLSDSVGAHKVILVALIAAGLIFIPEAFVQNPWQLMGIQFLFGLAAAGLIPSINILMKRITPDSLMGRVFGFNMSAGYLGTFAGALIGGQVAAWLSIRDVFFITSALLLMNAVWVYFKVYKKLNRSTWITVDQTSQIK, from the coding sequence ATGCCGATATGGAAAAGAAATTTAATCGTATGCTGGTTCGGCATGTTCGTAACCGGTGTGGGAATGAGTCAGATTGCCCCGATTATGCCACTCTATATCAAAGAACTGGGCGTAACGGATCCAGCTTTGATTGCGCAATTCTCTGGGATCGCTTTTGGGATCACATTCATGATTTCGGCGATTTTCTCTCCGATATGGGGGCAAGCGGCAGACCGATTTGGACGCAAACCGATGCTCCTGCGCGCAAGTCTTGGGATGGCGATTGTCGTCGGGTGTATGGGGCTCGTGCATCATGTCTATATGTTGATTGGTCTTCGATTACTGCAGGGCACCATCACGGGGTACAGTACAGCTTGCACGACATTGATTGCGACGCAGACAGATAAAGAACATGCAGGGTATGCGCTAGGGACGCTATCTACAGCGAATATTGCTGGATCCTTAATCGGGCCTACAGTTGGAGGATTTATTGCGGAGCACGCGGGTCTGCGAAGTTCATTCTTCATCACGGGTGCGTTGCTGATGATCGCGTTCGTGACAACCTTTGTTTTCGTGAAGGAATCTTTTGTTAGAACGGACAAGAAGACACTGAAGATGAAGGAAATATGGCGGGCTGTACCGGAGAAAAATCTGACGATCACGTTGTTCATAACTTTCTTCGTGTTGATGGCGGCGCTATATTCCGTGGAACCGATTATTACCGTCTATATTACCCAATTATCCAGCAACACGAGCCATGTCGCCTTGGTCGCGGGTCTTGCCTTCTCTGCATCAGGACTTGCGAATATTGTTGCCGCGCCAAGGCTTGGGAAGCTGTCAGACAGCGTCGGGGCACATAAAGTGATCTTGGTTGCGCTCATTGCGGCAGGACTGATATTTATCCCGGAGGCTTTCGTACAGAATCCGTGGCAGCTGATGGGGATACAATTTCTTTTCGGGTTGGCAGCTGCGGGGTTAATTCCTTCGATTAACATTCTGATGAAGCGGATCACCCCGGATTCCTTAATGGGCAGGGTATTTGGCTTCAATATGTCTGCTGGATATCTCGGCACATTTGCTGGGGCGCTCATCGGTGGTCAAGTGGCAGCCTGGCTGAGTATCCGCGATGTGTTCTTCATAACAAGCGCATTGCTGCTGATGAATGCGGTGTGGGTATATTTTAAGGTCTACAAGAAGTTAAATCGTAGTACATGGATAACCGTCGATCAGACGAGTCAAATCAAATGA
- the hcp gene encoding hydroxylamine reductase encodes MFCYQCEQTPSGGCTVVGVCGKNETIASLQDTMIFALKGIAAYATHARQLGYTDPEVDRITHEALYMTLTNSNFNLQEHLEMAMKVGNAAVRIMDVLDRAHTTRFGIPQPITVSQNKIEGHCIVVTGHNLYALEELLRQTEGKGINIYTHSEMLPAHGYPALKKYDHLKGNIGKAWYDQRRLFEQFPGAILATTNCVMPIKGTYADRFYSYEVAGLENVTKIVNDDFTPLIERALSLPVANIESAQVLTTGYHHETVIGLAPEIIQAVKDGHIRRFFVIAGCDAPGTGGNYYRELATSLPNDTVILTTSCGKFRFNDVDYGTVGDTGIPRYIDLGQCNNSGSTVKIALALADAFGCTVNELPVSIVLSWFEQKAVAILLGLFSLGIQDIRIGPKPPEFISSGVLDVLVEMFGLKLITTVEEDMQAMLALS; translated from the coding sequence ATGTTTTGTTACCAATGTGAGCAGACACCAAGCGGTGGCTGTACCGTTGTCGGCGTATGCGGCAAAAATGAGACGATCGCGAGTTTGCAGGACACGATGATTTTTGCGTTAAAAGGGATTGCAGCCTATGCGACCCATGCGAGACAACTGGGTTATACGGATCCCGAAGTCGATCGAATTACGCACGAAGCTTTGTATATGACATTAACCAATTCCAATTTCAACTTGCAGGAGCATCTGGAGATGGCGATGAAAGTCGGCAATGCGGCAGTCCGGATCATGGATGTCTTGGATCGTGCCCATACGACACGCTTTGGCATTCCGCAACCGATTACGGTCAGCCAGAATAAGATTGAAGGCCATTGCATTGTCGTCACGGGACATAATCTCTATGCGCTGGAGGAATTGCTGCGTCAGACAGAGGGCAAAGGGATCAACATTTATACGCACTCCGAAATGCTGCCTGCCCACGGCTATCCGGCGCTTAAGAAATACGACCATCTGAAAGGCAATATCGGGAAAGCATGGTATGACCAACGCCGATTATTCGAGCAATTCCCAGGTGCGATTCTCGCAACGACGAACTGTGTCATGCCGATCAAGGGCACCTATGCAGACCGCTTCTATTCCTATGAGGTTGCAGGTCTCGAGAATGTCACGAAGATCGTAAATGATGACTTTACCCCACTGATTGAACGCGCTCTATCCCTGCCTGTTGCGAATATTGAGTCCGCACAAGTGCTCACAACAGGGTATCACCATGAGACGGTGATCGGTTTAGCGCCTGAGATTATCCAGGCCGTTAAAGACGGACATATTCGTCGGTTCTTTGTCATTGCAGGCTGCGATGCGCCGGGTACAGGCGGTAACTATTATCGTGAGCTAGCAACTTCTTTACCGAACGATACCGTCATCTTGACAACATCTTGCGGCAAGTTCCGCTTCAACGATGTGGATTACGGCACGGTAGGGGATACGGGTATCCCGCGTTATATCGATCTTGGGCAGTGCAATAACTCAGGCTCAACGGTCAAAATTGCACTCGCTTTAGCGGATGCATTCGGTTGCACGGTGAATGAGCTCCCGGTCAGTATCGTATTGTCATGGTTCGAGCAAAAAGCGGTTGCGATTCTTCTTGGTCTATTCAGCTTAGGCATTCAAGATATTCGTATTGGACCGAAGCCGCCGGAATTTATCTCATCGGGCGTACTTGACGTCCTGGTGGAAATGTTCGGATTGAAATTGATTACGACCGTTGAGGAAGACATGCAAGCCATGCTCGCTTTATCTTAA
- a CDS encoding hydrolase — translation MNGAIGVETIEPSEVSAWNVEKTALVVIDLQRGIAGSGRQTAPYTGAEVVQKASQLIEAFTEKGGFVVLVRVSSVDGKDMLHPSTDMTHAPVQLPLGWDEFVPEIADTPHAHIVTKRQWGAFYGTDLDLQLRRRGMDTIVLCGISTSIGVDTTAREAYQRGYHQIFVEDAMTASTQEEHDYVCRVIFPRIGRIRTTEEVLSAL, via the coding sequence ATGAATGGAGCGATAGGCGTGGAGACGATAGAACCATCTGAGGTTAGTGCATGGAATGTAGAGAAAACGGCATTGGTCGTGATCGATTTGCAGAGGGGGATTGCCGGCAGCGGTCGTCAGACTGCGCCTTACACAGGTGCAGAGGTGGTACAGAAAGCAAGTCAATTGATAGAAGCTTTTACAGAGAAAGGCGGCTTTGTCGTGCTGGTTAGAGTCTCGTCGGTCGACGGCAAAGACATGCTGCATCCGAGCACAGATATGACCCATGCCCCTGTACAACTCCCCTTAGGCTGGGATGAATTCGTACCTGAAATTGCGGACACCCCGCATGCGCATATCGTTACGAAGCGGCAGTGGGGAGCGTTCTATGGGACAGATCTTGACTTGCAGCTAAGACGCCGCGGGATGGATACCATTGTGCTCTGCGGCATATCAACATCGATCGGCGTTGACACAACAGCGAGAGAGGCGTACCAGCGTGGGTATCATCAAATATTCGTGGAAGATGCGATGACAGCGTCAACCCAAGAGGAACATGATTATGTCTGCCGCGTGATTTTTCCACGAATCGGACGGATACGTACGACGGAGGAAGTGTTATCGGCTTTGTAA